In Arvicanthis niloticus isolate mArvNil1 chromosome 4, mArvNil1.pat.X, whole genome shotgun sequence, a single window of DNA contains:
- the LOC117707713 gene encoding chymosin-like — MRCFVLLLAVLAVSQSHVVTRIPLHKGKSLRNTLKEQGLLEDFLRRHQYEFSEKNSNIGVVASEPLTNYLDSEYFGTIYIGTPPQEFTVVFDTGSSELWVPSVYCSSKVCQNHHRFDPSKSFTFQNLSKPLFVQYGTGRVEGFLAYDTVTVSDIVVSHQTVGLSTQEPGDIFTYSPFDGILGLAYPTFASKYSVPIFDNMMNRHLVAQDLFSVYMSRNDQGSMLTLGAIDQSYFIGALHWVPVTVQGYWQFTVDRITINNEVVACQGGCPAVLDTGTALLTGPGRDILNIQQAIGAVQGRYDQFDIDCWRLDIMPTVVFEIHGREFPLPPSAYTNQFQGSCSSGFKHGSQMWILGDVFIREFYSVFDRANNRVGLAKAI, encoded by the exons ATGAGGTGCTTCGTGCTGCTTCTCGCTGTTCTTGCAGTCTCCCAGAGCCATGTGGTCACCAG GATCCCTCTGCACAAAGGGAAGTCTCTGAGGAACACCCTGAAGGAGCAAGGACTGTTGGAGGACTTTCTGAGGAGACACCAGTATGAGTTCAGTGAGAAGAACTCCAACATCGGGGTGGTGGCCAGTGAGCCTCTGACCAACTATCTAGAT AGTGAGTACTTCGGAACAATCTACATTGGGACACCACCCCAGGAGTTCACCGTGGTGTTCGACACAGGCTCCTCAGAACTCTGGGTACCCTCTGTCTACTGCAGCAGCAAAGTCTGCC AAAACCACCACCGCTTTGACCCTTCCAAGTCCTTCACCTTCCAGAACCTGAGCAAGCCCCTGTTTGTCCAGTATGGTACCGGCAGAGTGGAGGGCTTCCTGGCCTATGACACTGTCACA GTCTCTGATATTGTAGTTTCCCATCAGACTGTGGGCCTGAGTACCCAGGAGCCAGGTGACATCTTCACTTACTCTCCATTTGATGGCATCCTGGGCTTGGCCTACCCTACTTTTGCCTCCAAGTACTCAGTACCCATATTTGACAACATGATGAACAGGCACCTGGTGGCCCAAGACCTGTTCTCCGTTTACATGAGCAG GAATGACCAAGGGAGCATGCTCACGCTGGGGGCCATCGATCAGTCCTACTTTATAGGCGCGCTGCACTGGGTGCCCGTGACGGTACAGGGATACTGGCAGTTCACAGTGGACAG GATCACAATCAATAATGAAGTGGTGGCTTGTCAAGGTGGCTGCCCTGCCGTTCTGGACACAGGCACTGCCCTGCTGACGGGGCCTGGTAGAGACATCCTCAATATTCAGCAGGCCATTGGAGCTGTGCAGGGCCGTTATGACCAG TTTGACATCGACTGCTGGAGGCTGGACATCATGCCCACCGTTGTGTTTGAGATCCATGGTAGGGAGTTCCCACTGCCGCCCTCTGCCTATACCAACCAG ttccagggctctTGCTCCAGCGGCTTCAAGCATGGTTCCCAGATGTGGATCCTCGGGGATGTTTTCATTCGGGAGTTCTACAGTGTGTTTGACAGGGCCAACAATCGTGTTGGGCTGGCCAAGGCTATCTGA